In the genome of Ananas comosus cultivar F153 linkage group 11, ASM154086v1, whole genome shotgun sequence, one region contains:
- the LOC109717106 gene encoding uncharacterized protein LOC109717106, translating into MDLLAVDLLVVVLLAGESFATDLLANEFITTDLLAAKILIADLLSDELSTVPISNRRKICKKKLLSGGRHDIDVDDLRINTKYTGGYSYSSRTVKLFWEVTIQFVLS; encoded by the exons ATGGATCTCCTCGCCGTTGATCTCCTCGTTGTCGTTCTTCTTGCCGGTGAGTCCTTCGCCACAGATCTCCTCGCCAACGAGTTTATCACTACCGATCTCCTCGCCGCCAAGATTCTCATTGCCGATCTCCTCTCCGACGAGCTCTCCACGGTCCCGATCTCTAATCGAAGAAAAATCTGCAAAAAAAAG TTGCTTTCAGGTGGAAGGCATGATATTGATGTTGATGATCTGAGAATCAACACAAAGTATACCGGTGGTTATTCTTATTCAAGTCGCACAGTTAAACTGTTTTGGGAGGTAACAATTCAGTTTGTCTTGTCTTAG
- the LOC109717107 gene encoding calmodulin-like protein 8, with amino-acid sequence MLHHLAKFAFLYNTFNIIGCSTLEELATVIRSLGQKPTEEELHGMIREVDVNRNGSIEFGEFLYLMAKKTKETNDEEELKEAFKVFDKDQNGFISASEVNTSYPFYFS; translated from the exons ATGCTTCATCATCTAGCAAAATTTGCTTTTTTATATAATACGTTTAATATCATAGGCTGCAGCACTCTGGAAGAATTGGCGACGGTCATCAGATCATTGGGCCAGAAACCAACTGAAGAAGAGCTGCACGGTATGATAAGGGAAGTCGATGTTAACAGGAACGGGAGCATAGAATTTGGAGAGTTTTTATACCTAATGGCTAAGAAAACGAAG GAGACCAATGATGAAGAGGAgttgaaagaagctttcaaggtTTTCGATAAGGACCAAAATGGGTTCATATCAGCTAGTGAGGTGAATACTTCTTATCCTTTTTATTTCAGTTGA